In the Adlercreutzia equolifaciens DSM 19450 genome, one interval contains:
- a CDS encoding acetamidase/formamidase family protein — protein sequence MQIIEDKVYAFSKDNPPCYTAQPGEVLQFNTLDCFSGRLTDETVTMKDMDFSYNITNPAAGPVYVEGAEVGDVLVVDIYDIQVADEGTIATDDHCGPLFEGTDYRTKKIKIEGGMADFNGVRFPINPMIGVIGTAPAEGAPADGFVGNYGGNMDNKLITKGTRLYFPVRVPGALLQMGDVHATMGDAELCGTGIEIAAQITVRVNVLKNFELNWPVLETFGPAGKWYVNASAQEYNEALVCASKEMQRLLMNITGWDAVETYMYMSVQSDVEISQGCKPCEVQLSLRIGTPKLTEFPPLVG from the coding sequence GTGCAAATCATCGAAGACAAGGTGTACGCGTTCTCAAAGGACAACCCGCCGTGCTACACCGCCCAGCCGGGCGAGGTGCTGCAGTTCAACACGCTCGATTGCTTCTCGGGCCGCCTGACCGACGAGACGGTCACCATGAAGGACATGGACTTCTCCTACAACATCACCAACCCCGCCGCCGGCCCGGTGTACGTGGAAGGGGCCGAGGTGGGCGACGTTCTTGTCGTGGACATCTACGACATTCAGGTGGCCGACGAGGGCACCATCGCCACTGACGACCATTGCGGGCCTCTGTTCGAGGGCACCGACTACCGCACGAAGAAGATCAAGATCGAGGGCGGCATGGCCGACTTCAACGGCGTGCGCTTCCCCATCAACCCCATGATCGGCGTCATCGGCACCGCGCCCGCTGAGGGAGCCCCCGCCGACGGCTTCGTGGGCAACTACGGCGGCAACATGGACAACAAGCTCATCACCAAGGGTACGCGCCTGTACTTTCCCGTGCGCGTTCCCGGCGCGCTTCTGCAGATGGGCGACGTGCACGCCACCATGGGCGACGCCGAACTGTGCGGCACCGGCATCGAGATTGCCGCGCAGATCACCGTCCGCGTGAACGTGCTGAAGAACTTCGAGCTGAACTGGCCGGTACTGGAGACCTTCGGCCCGGCGGGCAAGTGGTACGTGAACGCCAGTGCCCAGGAGTACAACGAGGCGCTCGTGTGCGCATCGAAGGAGATGCAGCGCCTGCTCATGAACATCACCGGCTGGGATGCCGTGGAAACCTACATGTACATGTCGGTGCAGTCCGACGTGGAGATCAGCCAGGGCTGCAAGCCCTGCGAGGTGCAACTGTCCCTGCGCATCGGCACCCCGAAGCTGACCGAGTTCCCGCCGCTGGTGGGGTAG
- the proC gene encoding pyrroline-5-carboxylate reductase, giving the protein MKIGFIGLGNMATAIIGGLLREDTTLSSEDGNATVITAANIIGSAKTEATRRAKAEQFGIAVTASNREVAEAADVLVLAVKPQFFPEVIAEIRDAVSENTLVISIAAGLTLERIAGLFDRNVTAMRLIRCMPNTPALVNAGCTAVVPGPGATEADEALCLRLMESFGRAIVIPERLMDAASATAGSSPAFVFMFIEALADGAVAAGMPRAQAYEFAAAAVAGSAQLVLETGRHPGDLKDMVCSPGGTTIEGVRALEEGAFRASVMNAISACVEKAKAL; this is encoded by the coding sequence ATGAAGATCGGTTTCATCGGATTAGGAAACATGGCCACGGCCATTATCGGAGGCCTGCTGCGCGAGGACACAACGCTCAGCAGCGAAGACGGCAACGCGACTGTGATCACCGCCGCCAACATCATCGGCTCGGCTAAAACCGAGGCCACGCGTCGGGCTAAGGCCGAACAATTCGGCATCGCCGTCACCGCCAGCAATCGCGAGGTTGCCGAAGCCGCCGATGTGCTGGTGCTCGCTGTGAAGCCCCAGTTCTTTCCTGAAGTGATCGCCGAGATCCGCGACGCAGTGAGCGAAAACACCCTGGTTATCTCCATCGCCGCCGGTCTCACACTCGAGCGCATCGCGGGCCTTTTCGACCGCAACGTTACCGCCATGCGGCTCATTCGCTGCATGCCGAACACCCCGGCCCTCGTGAACGCCGGGTGCACCGCCGTCGTACCGGGGCCCGGGGCGACGGAGGCCGACGAAGCTCTCTGCCTACGGCTCATGGAAAGCTTCGGCCGGGCCATCGTCATTCCCGAACGGCTGATGGATGCCGCAAGCGCCACGGCCGGCTCCTCCCCCGCCTTCGTCTTCATGTTCATCGAGGCCCTGGCCGATGGCGCCGTGGCCGCTGGGATGCCCCGCGCGCAAGCGTACGAATTCGCCGCGGCGGCCGTCGCCGGATCGGCCCAACTCGTGCTGGAAACCGGGCGTCATCCGGGCGACCTGAAGGATATGGTCTGCTCTCCGGGCGGCACCACCATCGAGGGCGTGCGGGCCTTGGAAGAAGGCGCTTTCCGCGCATCGGTCATGAATGCCATCTCAGCCTGCGTGGAAAAGGCGAAAGCCCTCTAG
- a CDS encoding LPXTG cell wall anchor domain-containing protein has product MPVMAGVLALALAAAPLPAMADEEATQTVTIYHFELVHYDDPTLEDWGVPELTGTRLLGTTTVEGLKPGDVVKAWDHVGTNPGYAFFDGWPRELTVSEDPSKNAIRLNYFRQSSDVTVNYYEASLLDATASMPLYSHTVVETIGDHTVGFTKMGSEVRSNELFADVLTGDELAEATEPVDGLAYVGSYPEDVFVNMDSSKNEINLVYTRPVVRPDEIEVGTESADTPDGPGAGETPDAPETPETPGTPDVTPDGPSNGDADDGSNAPGTPGGSSSGSSDASKPNTGATSNGGSQGTQVIDEAAAGNANHAEAEAASKDGVLTLPQTGDEKGLVFAVILLVSGVAAVGAAMAFRKIRR; this is encoded by the coding sequence GTGCCGGTGATGGCCGGCGTTCTCGCCCTTGCCCTTGCTGCGGCACCGCTTCCGGCGATGGCCGATGAGGAGGCGACGCAAACGGTCACCATCTATCATTTCGAACTTGTGCACTACGACGATCCGACGCTCGAAGATTGGGGCGTTCCTGAGCTGACCGGTACGCGTCTGCTCGGCACCACGACGGTGGAGGGCTTGAAGCCGGGCGACGTGGTGAAGGCATGGGATCATGTGGGCACCAATCCCGGATACGCTTTCTTCGACGGCTGGCCGCGCGAGCTGACCGTGTCGGAAGATCCGTCGAAGAACGCCATTCGGCTGAATTACTTCCGCCAGTCCAGCGATGTGACGGTGAACTACTACGAGGCGTCCTTGCTGGATGCCACGGCTTCGATGCCGCTGTACAGCCACACGGTGGTCGAGACGATCGGCGATCATACGGTCGGGTTCACGAAGATGGGCAGCGAGGTACGTAGCAACGAGCTGTTCGCCGATGTTCTAACGGGCGACGAGCTGGCCGAGGCGACTGAACCCGTTGATGGCCTAGCCTATGTGGGAAGCTACCCCGAGGACGTGTTCGTGAACATGGATTCCTCGAAAAATGAGATCAATCTTGTCTACACGCGCCCTGTCGTGCGGCCCGATGAGATTGAAGTGGGAACCGAATCGGCGGATACGCCCGACGGTCCGGGTGCGGGCGAAACGCCTGATGCTCCCGAAACGCCCGAAACGCCGGGAACGCCGGACGTGACGCCCGACGGGCCCTCGAACGGTGACGCGGACGATGGGAGCAATGCACCGGGCACGCCAGGTGGCTCCTCGAGTGGCAGTTCGGATGCGAGCAAGCCGAATACGGGAGCGACTTCCAACGGCGGCAGCCAAGGCACCCAAGTGATCGATGAGGCTGCGGCGGGGAATGCTAATCACGCCGAAGCGGAGGCTGCTTCCAAAGACGGCGTGCTGACGCTTCCCCAGACGGGCGATGAGAAGGGCCTGGTGTTCGCCGTGATCCTTCTTGTGAGTGGCGTTGCCGCTGTTGGGGCTGCCATGGCGTTTCGCAAGATTCGCCGTTAA
- a CDS encoding APC family permease codes for MSQPIQEPTIGLGEDIEAFGYKQELRRGLQLHDVVLYGVLFMVLIAPQSIWGSLQVDSGGLTPLVYIIGFVAISFTALSYAAMSSKFPIAGSVYSYVQRAINPHVGFMSGWLILLDYILVPSLLLVMVANWGTTLVPGSPWWLWVVVFIAFNTFVNVRGITMSKGVDWIIFAVEILALIVFIAVGCMYVSGGGGYGEFSTEPFYKPGEVDLHFVATAVSLACLSFLGFDGMSTLAEETYKPEKNIGKGILIALCIMIVVFVAQTYVAALILPDWANTDPDMGFFDACYAAGGLLLQNFMLVINIVAIGIANIMNAQIASSRLLFSMGRDGVLPRVLGKVHPKYQTPWVAAIFLGAFSLVLTLTAGQFGGMTVLAPMVNFGALASFIVLNFGVFWYFWCKEKQRGGKAVLRYLICPWIGILILIYVFTGFDLLTYGVGVSWFIVGLIIAAVISKGFKEVPDAFKNLEV; via the coding sequence ATGTCACAACCCATCCAAGAGCCGACTATCGGCCTCGGCGAGGACATCGAGGCGTTCGGCTACAAGCAGGAGCTGAGGCGCGGCCTTCAGCTTCACGACGTCGTTCTGTACGGCGTTTTGTTCATGGTGCTGATCGCACCGCAGTCCATCTGGGGATCGCTGCAGGTTGATTCCGGTGGCCTGACCCCGCTCGTGTACATCATCGGATTCGTTGCCATCAGCTTCACGGCCCTGAGCTACGCCGCGATGTCCAGCAAGTTTCCCATCGCGGGTTCGGTGTACTCCTACGTGCAGCGCGCCATCAACCCGCACGTGGGCTTCATGTCCGGTTGGCTCATCTTGCTGGACTACATCCTGGTGCCCTCGCTTCTGCTGGTCATGGTCGCCAACTGGGGAACCACCCTCGTGCCCGGCTCGCCTTGGTGGCTTTGGGTGGTCGTGTTCATCGCTTTCAACACGTTTGTGAACGTGCGCGGCATCACCATGTCGAAAGGCGTTGACTGGATCATCTTCGCCGTGGAGATCCTGGCGCTCATCGTGTTCATCGCTGTGGGCTGCATGTATGTCTCCGGCGGCGGCGGCTACGGCGAGTTCTCCACCGAGCCGTTCTACAAGCCCGGAGAGGTCGACCTCCACTTTGTGGCCACGGCCGTATCCCTGGCTTGCCTGTCGTTCCTCGGTTTCGACGGCATGTCCACCCTGGCCGAGGAAACCTATAAGCCCGAGAAGAACATCGGCAAGGGCATCCTCATCGCGCTGTGCATCATGATCGTCGTGTTCGTGGCTCAGACTTATGTGGCCGCGCTCATTCTTCCCGACTGGGCGAACACCGATCCCGACATGGGCTTCTTCGACGCCTGCTACGCTGCCGGCGGTCTGCTGCTGCAGAACTTCATGCTGGTCATCAACATCGTCGCCATCGGCATCGCCAACATCATGAATGCCCAGATCGCCTCTTCGCGCCTGCTGTTCTCCATGGGCCGCGACGGCGTGCTGCCCCGCGTGCTCGGCAAGGTGCATCCCAAGTACCAGACCCCCTGGGTGGCCGCTATCTTCCTGGGCGCGTTCTCTCTGGTCCTCACTCTGACCGCCGGCCAGTTCGGCGGCATGACGGTACTCGCCCCCATGGTCAACTTCGGCGCGCTGGCCTCCTTCATCGTTTTGAACTTCGGCGTGTTCTGGTACTTCTGGTGCAAGGAGAAGCAGCGCGGCGGAAAGGCCGTTCTGCGCTACCTCATCTGTCCCTGGATTGGCATTCTTATCCTGATCTACGTGTTCACCGGCTTCGATCTACTCACCTATGGCGTGGGCGTCAGCTGGTTCATCGTGGGCCTCATCATTGCCGCGGTCATTTCCAAGGGCTTCAAGGAAGTGCCCGATGCCTTTAAGAACCTGGAAGTGTAG
- a CDS encoding pyridoxamine 5'-phosphate oxidase family protein, whose translation MRRKDREQSKEFGWSVLETCPYAVLSTTDETGLPYSIPVSPAVLDGVIYFHSAKHGTKSKLLREHPDVCLVGVRDVVPLPEAYSTEYASAVMRGTVAEVTDDAERIAALRAIAERYAAENLGHFEAALAEELSRTLMWKITPTEITAKARLHE comes from the coding sequence ATGCGCAGGAAAGACCGCGAGCAGAGCAAGGAGTTCGGTTGGAGCGTGCTTGAGACGTGCCCCTACGCCGTGCTCTCTACGACCGACGAGACGGGACTCCCCTACAGCATTCCCGTGTCCCCCGCCGTGCTCGATGGCGTCATCTACTTCCATTCCGCCAAGCACGGCACGAAATCGAAGCTTTTACGCGAGCACCCTGATGTGTGCCTCGTCGGCGTGCGCGATGTGGTGCCGCTGCCCGAGGCGTACTCCACCGAGTACGCCAGCGCCGTGATGCGGGGCACCGTCGCCGAGGTGACCGACGATGCCGAGCGCATTGCCGCCCTGCGGGCCATCGCCGAGCGCTACGCCGCCGAGAACCTCGGACATTTCGAGGCCGCCCTGGCTGAGGAGCTATCACGCACGCTCATGTGGAAGATCACCCCGACCGAGATAACCGCGAAGGCCCGGCTGCACGAGTAG